One Sulfurimonas sp. genomic window carries:
- the glgB gene encoding 1,4-alpha-glucan branching protein GlgB — MSVFYDVSRFSEYDIYLFREGKHTKLYNHFGAHLMHRGGKQGVYFALWAPNAAHVSVRGDFNGYDINSYHLKKRDDESGIWEGFIEGIDVGMTYKYHIHTNEHNANPDKADPFAFYAETAPASASKVYSLNSYKWQDKSWMHNRKKHNSHNAPICVYEVHLGSWKRANEGGFLTYTKAARELSKYLVEMNFTHVELLPITEYPFDGSWGYQVSGYFAPTARYGNPDEFMEFVDIMHQAGIGVILDWVPSHFVMDGHALMNFDGTCLYEHKDPRLGYHPQWGSAIFNYDRDEVRSFLISSAMFWLEKYHLDGIRVDAVSSMLYLNYAREEGEWIPNKFGGNENLGAIQFLRDLNTSVYGAFDDIMMFAEESTAYPLVSAPVDVGGLGFGFKWNMGWMHDTLKYMKNDPVARKHHHHELTFSFVYMYNENYILPLSHDEVVHMKGSLINKMAGDYNQKFANLRALYSFMIAHPGKKLLFMGCEIAQFSEWNYEKSLDWNVLEFPMHKGVQKLIKELNKLYKEEPSLHRFDTDTLGFEWIDERDYEANVITFIRKGDCKDEPIIVICNFSDCQRENYPIGISQKGIYKEIFNSQSKEFEGWGETNIVPIKTVAKEHHGRKNRLLVTLPALSVIFLKRV; from the coding sequence ATGAGTGTTTTTTATGATGTAAGCAGATTTAGCGAATATGATATTTATCTCTTTAGAGAGGGGAAGCATACAAAGCTTTACAATCACTTTGGCGCTCACTTGATGCACCGTGGCGGCAAACAAGGCGTCTATTTTGCGCTTTGGGCTCCAAATGCAGCTCATGTATCGGTAAGAGGAGATTTTAACGGTTACGATATAAACTCGTATCACCTAAAAAAAAGGGATGACGAGTCGGGAATCTGGGAAGGGTTTATCGAGGGTATCGATGTCGGAATGACCTACAAATATCATATTCATACAAACGAGCACAACGCAAATCCCGACAAAGCGGACCCTTTTGCATTTTATGCCGAAACAGCTCCCGCTTCCGCATCAAAAGTCTACTCACTCAACTCTTATAAGTGGCAAGATAAATCTTGGATGCATAATCGAAAAAAGCATAACTCCCATAACGCGCCGATTTGCGTCTATGAAGTTCATTTAGGTTCTTGGAAAAGGGCGAACGAGGGTGGATTTTTAACATACACAAAAGCCGCACGCGAACTCTCAAAATATCTAGTCGAGATGAACTTTACGCATGTGGAACTGCTTCCCATAACAGAGTACCCATTCGACGGCTCTTGGGGATATCAGGTAAGCGGTTATTTTGCCCCGACTGCCAGATACGGAAATCCGGATGAATTTATGGAGTTTGTAGACATTATGCATCAGGCTGGTATCGGCGTTATTCTGGATTGGGTGCCGTCTCATTTCGTCATGGACGGACACGCTCTTATGAACTTTGACGGAACTTGCCTTTATGAGCATAAAGACCCAAGACTTGGGTATCATCCGCAGTGGGGAAGCGCCATATTTAACTACGATAGAGATGAAGTAAGATCATTTCTCATAAGTTCTGCAATGTTTTGGCTAGAGAAGTATCATCTTGACGGTATCCGCGTCGATGCGGTATCTTCAATGCTATATCTAAACTACGCGAGAGAAGAGGGCGAATGGATACCGAATAAATTTGGCGGAAACGAAAATCTCGGAGCTATCCAATTTTTAAGGGATCTTAACACTTCTGTTTATGGTGCTTTTGATGATATTATGATGTTTGCAGAGGAGTCTACGGCGTATCCGCTGGTAAGCGCTCCCGTAGATGTCGGCGGACTCGGATTTGGTTTTAAGTGGAACATGGGCTGGATGCACGATACTCTAAAATATATGAAAAATGATCCCGTAGCGCGAAAACATCATCACCATGAACTTACATTTAGTTTTGTCTATATGTATAACGAAAACTACATACTCCCGCTTAGCCACGATGAAGTCGTACATATGAAAGGTTCGCTTATCAATAAAATGGCAGGAGATTACAATCAAAAATTTGCAAATCTAAGAGCGCTATACAGTTTTATGATAGCTCATCCGGGTAAAAAACTTCTATTTATGGGCTGTGAAATAGCGCAATTTTCAGAGTGGAACTATGAAAAAAGCCTTGATTGGAATGTTTTGGAATTTCCTATGCATAAAGGAGTGCAAAAACTCATCAAAGAGCTAAACAAACTCTATAAAGAGGAGCCTTCTCTTCATAGATTCGATACAGACACGCTTGGTTTTGAGTGGATAGACGAGAGGGATTACGAAGCAAATGTTATAACTTTTATCCGTAAAGGCGATTGTAAAGATGAGCCGATCATAGTTATATGCAATTTTTCGGACTGCCAAAGAGAAAATTATCCCATAGGTATTTCCCAAAAAGGAATATATAAAGAGATTTTCAACTCCCAATCAAAAGAGTTTGAGGGATGGGGCGAAACGAACATAGTACCTATAAAAACCGTAGCAAAAGAGCATCATGGAAGAAAAAACAGACTACTTGTCACACTTCCGGCTCTGAGCGTTATTTTTTTGAAGAGGGTTTAA
- a CDS encoding glycosyltransferase family 2 protein → MEISVISPIYGCRESIQELYEKVTFTLQKICSSYEIIFVNDNCPQNSWEVVSHIAKNDKNVKAIKLSRNFGQHYAITAGIDHCSGNYVVVMDCDLQDKPQEIEKLYKKALEGYDIVHGRRVQRQDSFFKSFSSKLFYKTLEYFTDTEHDYTIGNFGVYSKKVIEAIKGLKEKSRDFLLLVKIVGFKKTEIDVEHDARAYGESSYTLSKMINLAIDSIISHSNKPLKLIIQLGLLVSVLSFFVAVGLTIAHYTYGFSVEGWTSLMVSMFFLFGILFGILGTIGLYIGKIFDQVKNRPLYIVDEIIN, encoded by the coding sequence ATGGAAATTAGTGTAATCTCGCCTATTTACGGATGCAGAGAATCTATACAAGAACTTTATGAAAAAGTGACTTTTACTTTGCAAAAAATTTGCAGCAGTTATGAAATCATATTTGTAAACGACAACTGCCCTCAAAACTCTTGGGAAGTAGTATCACATATTGCAAAAAATGATAAAAATGTAAAAGCCATCAAATTATCAAGAAATTTCGGACAACATTACGCGATAACTGCCGGAATTGACCACTGTAGCGGTAATTATGTAGTCGTAATGGATTGCGACTTGCAAGACAAACCCCAAGAGATAGAAAAGCTTTATAAAAAAGCGTTAGAGGGTTATGATATAGTTCACGGCAGAAGAGTCCAGAGACAAGACAGTTTTTTTAAATCTTTTTCATCGAAACTATTTTACAAAACTTTAGAGTATTTTACTGATACGGAGCATGATTATACAATAGGAAATTTCGGGGTATACTCAAAAAAAGTTATAGAAGCCATAAAAGGGTTAAAAGAAAAGAGCCGAGATTTTTTACTGCTTGTTAAAATAGTGGGATTTAAAAAAACCGAAATTGATGTAGAACATGATGCGAGAGCTTACGGCGAATCATCATACACCCTCTCAAAAATGATAAATCTGGCAATAGATTCGATAATATCTCACTCAAACAAACCCCTAAAACTCATTATTCAACTCGGGCTGCTCGTATCTGTGCTCTCTTTTTTCGTTGCAGTAGGGTTAACGATTGCGCATTACACATACGGTTTTAGCGTTGAGGGATGGACAAGTCTAATGGTTTCTATGTTTTTCCTATTTGGGATACTGTTTGGCATTTTAGGAACGATTGGGCTATATATAGGCAAAATCTTTGATCAGGTAAAAAACAGACCTCTTTATATAGTAGATGAGATAATAAATTGA
- a CDS encoding glycogen synthase has protein sequence MRVLFCASEIYGYAKSGGLADVGHSLTQALSKDAEIFSVMPLYAFMDKKSYQKSSIKFSVTLGGIEYKIAIYEAMTQSVKTYFINSSILSSTKFMYGDEKGEYTNNDIRFGIFCAAVVELATILKADIIHANDWHTALIPLFIKRAKSNIKTLFTIHNLAYQGIFDKSSLGRLGLENKYFHMDALEFYGKVNFLKAGIIYGDAVTTVSPTYAKEILTKEFGCGLEGLLEAHKTKLTGILNGIDESVFNPQNDTALYNTYSYETLQKKYENKKELQKEVGLKDVKKPLFIMISRLVHQKGFDILIESLDDFLKEDINFLLLANGEDGYKQALEPYAQKYKNFKLLSGYDEALSHRIYASGDFLLMPSLFEPCGLNQMIAARYGTIPIVHSVGGLKDSVHEKKIKCAKGIVFLQPTKKALLLAIKRALKLKKDEKRFNEFISFNMKCDFSFEKSAAAYFELYKKLLS, from the coding sequence ATGAGAGTGCTTTTTTGTGCGAGTGAGATTTACGGATATGCAAAAAGCGGAGGGTTGGCGGATGTCGGACACTCTCTTACACAAGCTTTAAGCAAAGATGCAGAGATATTTAGCGTTATGCCTCTTTACGCTTTTATGGATAAAAAATCTTATCAAAAATCAAGTATAAAATTTAGCGTTACCTTAGGCGGCATAGAGTATAAAATAGCTATATACGAAGCAATGACCCAGAGCGTAAAAACATATTTTATAAACTCTTCGATTTTAAGCTCTACAAAATTTATGTACGGTGATGAAAAAGGCGAATACACAAACAACGATATCCGTTTCGGTATCTTTTGCGCAGCTGTTGTAGAGTTAGCCACAATACTTAAAGCAGATATTATTCATGCAAACGATTGGCACACGGCACTCATACCGCTTTTTATAAAAAGAGCAAAATCAAATATAAAAACGCTCTTTACTATCCACAACTTGGCATATCAGGGTATTTTTGACAAAAGTTCACTCGGCAGACTCGGACTGGAAAATAAATATTTTCATATGGATGCTTTGGAGTTTTACGGGAAAGTAAACTTTTTAAAAGCCGGAATTATCTACGGTGATGCCGTAACTACGGTAAGTCCGACCTATGCAAAAGAGATATTGACAAAAGAGTTCGGCTGCGGTTTGGAGGGGCTTTTAGAGGCACACAAAACCAAACTTACGGGTATACTTAACGGTATAGACGAGAGCGTTTTTAACCCTCAAAACGATACTGCTCTCTATAACACATACAGTTACGAAACACTCCAAAAAAAGTATGAAAACAAAAAAGAGCTTCAAAAAGAGGTCGGTTTAAAAGATGTTAAAAAACCGCTTTTTATAATGATTAGTCGTTTAGTACATCAAAAAGGGTTCGATATCCTCATAGAGTCGCTTGATGATTTTTTAAAAGAGGATATAAACTTTTTACTTCTTGCAAACGGAGAAGACGGTTACAAGCAGGCTTTGGAGCCTTATGCACAAAAATATAAAAATTTTAAGCTTTTATCCGGTTATGACGAGGCTCTTTCCCACCGCATTTATGCCTCCGGTGACTTTTTGCTTATGCCATCGCTCTTTGAGCCTTGCGGGCTAAATCAGATGATAGCCGCAAGATACGGAACTATACCGATTGTGCATAGCGTGGGCGGTCTAAAAGACAGCGTACACGAGAAAAAGATAAAATGCGCAAAAGGTATCGTCTTTTTGCAGCCGACTAAAAAAGCACTTCTTTTGGCTATAAAAAGAGCGTTAAAACTTAAAAAAGACGAAAAAAGATTTAATGAATTTATATCTTTTAATATGAAGTGTGATTTCTCCTTCGAAAAGAGCGCTGCCGCTTACTTTGAACTTTACAAAAAGCTGCTATCTTGA
- a CDS encoding UTP--glucose-1-phosphate uridylyltransferase, whose product MSEIRRDRIHNEYVLIAPERLRRPDLHTKCQKQKGSKTKCPFCEGNESLTPKELYAIRNNEPNSNGWKTRVVPNLYKAVQVELEDISLRDGLFEYIPGVGAHEILIDSPCHDCRIENLEVSDIENWLRSMIIRIDDLKKDRRLIYLSIFKNSGANAGATQDHPHTQILALPITPQSEQNFLEQNMRYYHRHGRGKIEDIVYNEIEAQERVIYNEGNFAAFCPYASGYPFEVMIAPKKNIVSLEKCSRDDIVSLSQCIKSVFEKLSAQLDDFDYNIYFSLPPINTNFENESYVPYLHKNYRFCIRIIPRIYHLGGFEIATNMTINPVAPEECAALLNSMDNK is encoded by the coding sequence ATGTCTGAGATAAGAAGGGATCGTATTCACAACGAGTATGTCTTAATCGCCCCCGAGAGGCTTCGCAGACCGGATCTGCATACCAAATGTCAAAAACAAAAAGGCTCCAAAACAAAATGTCCGTTTTGCGAGGGAAACGAGTCTCTCACGCCAAAAGAACTTTATGCCATAAGAAATAATGAGCCAAATAGCAACGGTTGGAAAACAAGAGTAGTTCCAAATCTGTACAAAGCCGTACAAGTTGAACTTGAAGACATTTCTCTAAGAGACGGGCTTTTTGAGTATATTCCCGGAGTCGGTGCGCATGAGATTTTAATTGATTCTCCATGTCATGATTGCAGAATAGAAAATCTTGAAGTATCCGATATCGAGAATTGGCTAAGAAGTATGATTATACGCATCGATGATCTTAAAAAAGACAGAAGACTTATCTATCTTAGTATTTTTAAAAACAGCGGGGCAAATGCCGGAGCTACGCAAGATCATCCGCATACACAGATACTCGCTCTTCCTATAACGCCGCAGAGCGAACAAAATTTTTTAGAACAAAACATGAGATATTACCATCGTCACGGCAGAGGAAAAATCGAAGATATAGTTTATAACGAGATTGAAGCCCAAGAAAGAGTCATCTATAACGAAGGAAACTTTGCCGCTTTTTGTCCTTATGCCAGCGGCTATCCGTTTGAAGTTATGATTGCGCCTAAAAAAAACATCGTAAGCCTTGAGAAATGTTCACGGGACGACATAGTCTCACTTAGCCAGTGCATAAAAAGCGTATTTGAAAAATTGAGCGCTCAACTCGATGATTTTGACTACAATATCTACTTTTCTCTTCCGCCGATAAACACAAACTTTGAAAATGAGAGTTATGTACCGTATCTTCATAAAAACTATCGTTTTTGCATCCGTATAATCCCTAGAATCTACCACTTGGGCGGATTTGAGATAGCCACAAATATGACGATAAATCCCGTAGCGCCGGAAGAGTGCGCGGCATTGCTTAACTCAATGGATAACAAATGA
- a CDS encoding EamA family transporter has protein sequence MGYVYIFGTIFFTVYGQLIIKMRIGNYGSLPSESLEKLIFIMKLFLDPFIFSGFISAFLASMCWMAAMTKFELSYAYPFMGLTFVLVFLFSVFFMGESFNLYKLLGLCFIILGIILTSRG, from the coding sequence ATGGGATATGTATATATTTTCGGAACTATATTTTTCACTGTTTACGGACAACTTATCATAAAAATGAGAATCGGCAATTACGGTTCCTTGCCGAGTGAATCTCTTGAAAAGCTTATTTTTATAATGAAACTTTTTTTAGACCCATTTATCTTTAGCGGATTTATAAGTGCATTTTTGGCTTCCATGTGCTGGATGGCGGCAATGACAAAATTTGAACTTAGCTATGCTTACCCTTTTATGGGACTTACATTTGTCTTGGTTTTTCTTTTTTCCGTATTTTTTATGGGAGAGAGCTTCAATCTCTACAAACTGCTAGGTCTTTGTTTTATTATTTTAGGCATTATTTTGACTTCAAGAGGATAA
- a CDS encoding glycogen synthase has product MIKKSLNILFAASEVAPFAKTGGLADVALSLPKALREMGHNVIVVMPRYYAIDKAKLTHIEGSLGVPMGYMGELWAGVYSSKLPNSDVLVYFIDYEEFFGRGGLYDHYGEAFADNDNRFIFFSKSVFSLCKMIDFKPDIIHANDWHTAAVPLLAKSRFAHDFGDVATVLTLHNLEHQGTVFKGAMDILECGWEHFNPEAYESVGYINMLKGGIAYADAVTTVSKKYANEIKTSEFGFGLENHIRAHSYKLFGILNGVDYAEWSPKCDDKIASKFSAKDMKGKLLCKRDIQKYFNLEQRDDVVLIGFVGRFAKQKGIELIAEIIEWVLGHDVQIVMLGTGEKWAEGYFSHIASRNGSKFALHVGYSDNLAHKIEAGSDLFLMPSLFEPCGLNQIYSLAYGTLPIVRKTGGLDDTIENFDETAESGVGFKFEHASPHALYNTIMWAVQTYYNNPKAFKKMQKRAMSMHFGWDDAAKSYDDVYRYAIYKKRVSKLQ; this is encoded by the coding sequence ATGATTAAAAAGAGTTTAAATATCTTATTTGCAGCCTCAGAGGTTGCACCTTTTGCAAAAACAGGCGGTTTAGCCGATGTTGCACTCTCGCTTCCAAAGGCTCTTAGGGAGATGGGACACAATGTCATAGTCGTTATGCCGAGATACTATGCGATAGACAAGGCAAAACTAACGCATATAGAGGGTTCTTTAGGCGTGCCGATGGGCTATATGGGAGAACTTTGGGCAGGAGTTTACAGCTCAAAACTTCCAAACAGCGATGTTTTGGTCTACTTTATAGATTATGAAGAGTTTTTCGGAAGAGGCGGATTGTACGACCATTACGGAGAAGCTTTCGCGGATAACGACAACCGCTTTATCTTCTTTAGTAAATCTGTTTTTTCTCTTTGCAAAATGATAGATTTTAAACCCGACATCATCCATGCAAACGATTGGCACACGGCGGCTGTTCCGCTTTTGGCAAAGAGCAGATTTGCGCACGATTTCGGTGATGTTGCTACCGTTTTAACGCTTCACAACTTAGAACATCAAGGAACTGTTTTTAAAGGTGCAATGGATATTTTAGAGTGTGGATGGGAACATTTTAATCCAGAAGCGTATGAGAGCGTTGGGTATATCAATATGTTAAAAGGCGGTATTGCTTATGCCGATGCAGTAACGACAGTCTCAAAAAAATATGCAAACGAGATAAAAACAAGCGAGTTCGGATTTGGTTTGGAAAATCATATAAGAGCACATTCGTATAAACTCTTTGGGATTTTAAACGGAGTTGATTATGCTGAGTGGAGTCCAAAGTGCGATGATAAAATCGCTTCAAAATTCAGTGCTAAAGATATGAAAGGAAAACTCCTTTGCAAAAGAGATATTCAAAAATATTTCAATCTTGAGCAAAGAGACGATGTCGTACTTATCGGTTTTGTGGGGAGATTTGCAAAACAAAAAGGGATAGAGCTGATAGCAGAGATTATCGAATGGGTGCTCGGTCATGATGTGCAGATAGTTATGCTTGGAACTGGAGAGAAATGGGCTGAGGGCTATTTTAGCCATATTGCCTCCCGTAACGGCTCTAAATTTGCCCTCCATGTCGGGTATAGCGATAATTTGGCACATAAGATAGAAGCAGGATCCGATCTCTTTTTGATGCCATCACTCTTTGAACCGTGCGGACTTAACCAGATATATTCGCTTGCATACGGTACTCTCCCGATTGTTCGCAAAACAGGGGGACTTGACGATACGATAGAGAATTTTGACGAGACGGCAGAGAGCGGAGTCGGTTTTAAATTTGAACACGCTTCGCCTCACGCACTTTATAATACTATAATGTGGGCAGTCCAAACTTACTACAACAATCCAAAAGCATTTAAAAAGATGCAAAAAAGAGCGATGAGTATGCACTTTGGATGGGATGATGCCGCAAAATCATACGACGATGTTTACAGATATGCAATATATAAAAAAAGAGTCTCTAAACTCCAATAA
- a CDS encoding WbqC family protein, producing MKKVAILQSNYIPWKGYFDMINMVDEFVLYDCVQYTKNDWRNRNQIKTPSGVQWITIPCRFESLNQKINETKITDKLWAGKHFKTIVQNYSKAKHFKEYREIFENLYKEVANEELLSNINYKFITAINHILGIGTKISKCEDFNLIEGQTSRLVQICKDAGATHYLSGPAAKDYLDESLFEAEGIKVEWMDYSGYKEYEQMYPPFVHGVSIIDLIFNEGGNAAKFMKSFKEAK from the coding sequence ATGAAAAAAGTGGCTATTTTACAATCAAACTATATACCTTGGAAAGGGTATTTCGATATGATAAATATGGTTGATGAATTCGTGTTGTATGACTGCGTCCAATACACAAAAAATGATTGGCGCAACAGAAACCAGATCAAAACACCAAGCGGCGTGCAGTGGATCACTATTCCATGCCGTTTTGAGTCGCTAAACCAAAAGATAAACGAAACAAAAATAACAGATAAGCTATGGGCCGGCAAACATTTTAAAACTATTGTTCAAAACTACTCTAAGGCAAAACACTTCAAAGAGTATAGAGAGATTTTTGAAAATCTTTACAAAGAAGTAGCTAACGAAGAGCTGCTTAGCAATATAAACTACAAGTTTATTACTGCCATAAATCATATTTTAGGCATAGGGACAAAAATCTCAAAATGCGAAGATTTCAATCTTATAGAGGGACAAACTTCAAGATTGGTTCAAATCTGTAAAGATGCGGGTGCAACACACTATCTAAGCGGTCCTGCTGCGAAAGATTATCTTGATGAGAGTTTGTTTGAAGCAGAGGGCATTAAAGTAGAGTGGATGGACTATAGCGGATATAAAGAGTACGAGCAGATGTACCCGCCGTTTGTTCACGGCGTAAGCATAATCGATTTGATATTTAATGAAGGCGGCAATGCTGCAAAATTTATGAAAAGTTTTAAGGAAGCAAAATGA
- a CDS encoding ROK family protein: protein MNLAIDAGGTNLRAQIWHNNNFIAAAEAKSGGIGLYAWIETLLTQYREIKTIGISFAGQVEGGKIISAPNILIDEHNIKERIESKYRVTLKIENDLNCAILAEAKEFGVKNICALYVGTGLGLGVVESGRVIRGFKNVATEIGHIPYKKTPLRCGCSRDNCLELYASGSGIAKQIEHKKALCGTTLKELERAGEIEIVEMFQEALLVAAGTTLTLFNPQVLVLGGGIIEANPYLEELILKNIKDYALSNSLDGVKICKSRLQNASLSGALLLKDFDD, encoded by the coding sequence TTGAATCTTGCAATAGATGCCGGCGGAACAAATCTAAGAGCGCAAATTTGGCATAATAACAATTTCATTGCCGCCGCAGAGGCAAAGAGCGGCGGTATTGGGCTTTATGCGTGGATAGAGACTCTGCTGACGCAATATAGAGAGATAAAAACCATCGGTATCTCTTTTGCGGGGCAGGTAGAGGGCGGCAAAATCATCTCGGCACCAAATATCTTGATAGATGAGCATAATATAAAAGAGAGGATTGAGTCAAAATACCGTGTGACGCTTAAAATAGAAAATGACTTAAATTGTGCGATTTTAGCTGAGGCAAAAGAGTTTGGAGTAAAAAACATTTGCGCACTCTATGTAGGAACGGGACTTGGTCTTGGAGTAGTGGAGAGCGGAAGAGTTATAAGAGGTTTTAAAAATGTCGCAACCGAGATAGGACATATTCCCTACAAAAAAACTCCCCTTAGATGCGGATGCTCCCGTGATAACTGTTTAGAGCTTTACGCCTCAGGTTCGGGCATTGCAAAACAGATAGAGCATAAAAAAGCGTTATGCGGCACTACATTAAAAGAACTTGAGCGTGCAGGCGAGATAGAAATAGTAGAGATGTTTCAAGAAGCGCTCTTAGTTGCCGCAGGAACAACGCTCACACTTTTCAACCCGCAAGTTTTGGTTTTAGGAGGCGGAATAATAGAAGCAAATCCTTATCTGGAAGAGCTTATATTAAAAAATATCAAAGATTATGCTCTCTCAAATAGTCTTGACGGCGTAAAGATTTGCAAAAGCAGACTGCAAAACGCCTCTCTTAGCGGCGCACTTCTACTAAAGGATTTTGATGATTAA
- the rffA gene encoding dTDP-4-amino-4,6-dideoxygalactose transaminase — protein MIPFNKPPFTGNEEQYILSSIKSSKISGDGEFTKRCHKWFEERLGCKKALLTTSCTHALEMAAILLDIQEGDEVIMPSYTFVSTANAFVLRGAKIVFVDIRPDTLNIDETKIEQAITTKTRAIVPVHYAGVGCEMDTIMDIASRYNLFVVEDAAQGMMSSYKGKALGTIGHFGAFSFHETKNYTSAGEGGLLIINDEKFVQRAEIIREKGTNRSLFFRGMVDKYSWVDIGSSYLPNDVSAAYLWGGLEKADEINDNRLSSWQKYHDKLQAFEHEGMIELPTIPDGCIQNAHMFYFKVKDLDERTALLEEFKKENIWAVFHYVPLHSAPAGLKYGRFDGVDEFTTKESERLVRLPMYYGLSNDEIDIVCNVIKKFYGR, from the coding sequence ATGATACCATTTAATAAACCGCCATTTACAGGCAATGAAGAACAATACATATTAAGTTCTATAAAGAGCTCAAAAATCTCCGGAGACGGCGAATTCACAAAAAGATGTCATAAGTGGTTTGAAGAGAGACTTGGATGTAAAAAAGCGCTTTTAACTACAAGCTGCACACATGCGCTTGAGATGGCTGCAATACTTCTTGACATACAAGAGGGCGATGAAGTAATTATGCCGTCATATACTTTCGTAAGTACCGCAAATGCTTTTGTTCTAAGAGGCGCGAAAATAGTATTTGTCGATATTCGTCCGGACACTCTAAATATAGACGAGACAAAAATAGAACAAGCCATAACGACAAAAACAAGAGCTATAGTACCTGTTCATTATGCGGGTGTCGGTTGCGAGATGGATACAATCATGGACATCGCTTCAAGATATAATTTGTTTGTAGTTGAAGATGCGGCACAAGGGATGATGAGCAGTTATAAAGGCAAAGCCCTCGGAACTATCGGGCATTTTGGAGCTTTTAGCTTTCATGAGACAAAAAACTACACAAGTGCCGGCGAGGGCGGACTTCTTATCATCAATGATGAAAAGTTTGTCCAAAGAGCTGAAATCATAAGAGAAAAAGGTACAAACAGAAGTCTCTTCTTCCGCGGAATGGTTGACAAATACTCTTGGGTTGACATCGGAAGCAGTTATCTGCCAAACGATGTAAGTGCCGCTTACCTCTGGGGAGGACTTGAAAAGGCTGATGAGATAAACGACAACAGACTGAGTAGCTGGCAAAAATATCATGATAAACTTCAAGCGTTCGAACATGAAGGTATGATTGAACTACCGACCATACCTGATGGTTGTATCCAAAATGCACATATGTTTTATTTTAAAGTTAAAGATTTAGATGAAAGAACGGCTCTTTTAGAAGAATTTAAAAAAGAAAATATTTGGGCAGTTTTTCACTATGTTCCGCTACACTCTGCACCCGCAGGACTAAAGTACGGCAGATTTGACGGGGTTGACGAGTTTACCACAAAAGAGAGTGAGAGACTTGTACGACTTCCGATGTATTACGGTTTGAGCAACGATGAGATAGATATCGTTTGCAATGTTATAAAAAAATTCTACGGCAGATGA